Proteins from a single region of Salmo trutta unplaced genomic scaffold, fSalTru1.1, whole genome shotgun sequence:
- the LOC115183324 gene encoding CMRF35-like molecule 3 isoform X2 has product MKILRVVSCCLLSARCVVESAVTKEVVGGQVTVGCSFTLAGNNNKYFCKGTCSGKDILVETKGIKNASQDRYSIEDKGDVFYVTIKNLRKSDSGTYWCGVDRTIKDTFQELRLIVTDAPPIPTPSPLTSRPHVSTTLPNLSTTSPYTSTTLPNLSTTSPYTSTTLPNLTTSSNPSTTFLASGDVSGRLSRAGLMVWTSAGLVVMVTVLGLVLLLFYRQRRGTRRTPPPPPVSSNTQPDPTGEVDCVYEEIREADRQTDTLPVVISSVYSTVSASSTSSATDSRVYSRPPTASGTQDDSIYSTAQLPKDTVESTRFPAVHLSKDTPEDAIYSTAQLPKIM; this is encoded by the exons ATGAAGATACTCCGTGTTGTCTCCTGCTGTCTCCTTTCAG CTCGATGTGTTGTGGAGTCAGCTGTCACTAAGGAAGTGGTAGGAGGACAAGTCACTGTGGGCTGCTCATTCACATTGGCAGGGAACAACAACAAATACTTCTGCAAGGGGACATGTTCTGGTAAAGACATTCTGGTTGAAACTAAAGGGATTAAGAATGCATCTCAAGATAGATACAGTATAGAAGACAAGGGAGATGTATTCTATGTGACCATCAAGAACCTGAGGAAGTCAGACTCTGGGACCTACTGGTGTGGAGTGGACAGAACTATAAAGGACACATTCCAAGAGTTGCGTCTCATAGTTACAGATG CTCCTCCCATTCCTACACCGTCACCACTCACCTCCAGACCCCATGTCTCCACAACCCTCCCAAACCTCTCTACAACATCCCCATACACCTCCACAACCCTCCCAAACCTCTCTACAACATCCCCATACACCTCCACAACCCTCCCAAACCTAACAACATCCTCTAACCCCTCCACAACGTTTCTGGCATCTGGAGATGTCAGTGGTCGTCTATCAAGAGCAG GTCTGATGGTGTGGACCAGTGCTGGTCTGGTAGTCATGGTGACCGTGTTAGGACTGGTCCTGCTCCTGTtctacagacagaggagaggaaccaggagaacaccaccaccaccaccagtctccTCCAACACACAACCTGaccctactggagag GTTGACTGTGTGTATGAGGAgatcagagaggcagacagacagacagacacactcccTGTGGTCATCTCTTCAGTCTACTCTACTGTCTCTGCTAGCTCTACTAGCTCTGCCACAG ATTCTAGAGTCTATTCAAGACCTCCAACAGCCAGTGGAACCCAGGATGATTCCATCTATTCTACAGCCCAGCTACCCAAAGATACTGTAGAATCTACAAGATTCCCTGCTGTACACCTCTCTAAAGACACTCCAGAAGATGCAATCTACTCTACAGCCCAGCTACCCAAAATAATGTAG
- the LOC115183324 gene encoding CMRF35-like molecule 3 isoform X3: MKILRVVSCCLLSARCVVESAVTKEVVGGQVTVGCSFTLAGNNNKYFCKGTCSGKDILVETKGIKNASQDRYSIEDKGDVFYVTIKNLRKSDSGTYWCGVDRTIKDTFQELRLIVTDAPPIPTPSPLTSRPHVSTTLPNLSTTSPYTSTTLPNLSTTSPYTSTTLPNLTTSSNPSTTFLASGDVSGRLSRAGLMVWTSAGLVVMVTVLGLVLLLFYRQRRGTRRTPPPPPVSSNTQPDPTGEVDCVYEEIREADRQTDTLPVVISSVYSTVSASSTSSATVQMAQLLSSFPMWIYPKILESIQDLQQPVEPRMIPSILQPSYPKIL, encoded by the exons ATGAAGATACTCCGTGTTGTCTCCTGCTGTCTCCTTTCAG CTCGATGTGTTGTGGAGTCAGCTGTCACTAAGGAAGTGGTAGGAGGACAAGTCACTGTGGGCTGCTCATTCACATTGGCAGGGAACAACAACAAATACTTCTGCAAGGGGACATGTTCTGGTAAAGACATTCTGGTTGAAACTAAAGGGATTAAGAATGCATCTCAAGATAGATACAGTATAGAAGACAAGGGAGATGTATTCTATGTGACCATCAAGAACCTGAGGAAGTCAGACTCTGGGACCTACTGGTGTGGAGTGGACAGAACTATAAAGGACACATTCCAAGAGTTGCGTCTCATAGTTACAGATG CTCCTCCCATTCCTACACCGTCACCACTCACCTCCAGACCCCATGTCTCCACAACCCTCCCAAACCTCTCTACAACATCCCCATACACCTCCACAACCCTCCCAAACCTCTCTACAACATCCCCATACACCTCCACAACCCTCCCAAACCTAACAACATCCTCTAACCCCTCCACAACGTTTCTGGCATCTGGAGATGTCAGTGGTCGTCTATCAAGAGCAG GTCTGATGGTGTGGACCAGTGCTGGTCTGGTAGTCATGGTGACCGTGTTAGGACTGGTCCTGCTCCTGTtctacagacagaggagaggaaccaggagaacaccaccaccaccaccagtctccTCCAACACACAACCTGaccctactggagag GTTGACTGTGTGTATGAGGAgatcagagaggcagacagacagacagacacactcccTGTGGTCATCTCTTCAGTCTACTCTACTGTCTCTGCTAGCTCTACTAGCTCTGCCACAG TGCAGATGGCCCAACTTCTCTCATCCTTTCCAATGTGGATCTACCCAAAGATTCTAGAGTCTATTCAAGACCTCCAACAGCCAGTGGAACCCAGGATGATTCCATCTATTCTACAGCCCAGCTACCCAAAGATACTGTAG